The region AGCACCCGGTGTATCGGACGCCTGCCGTGGGCGGCGCTCCAGGTCCGTGACCGCCGCTATGTGACGCAGCCAGATGAGATTTTTACGGAACTGATCGAACATCTGCGCATGGCCTATGCAGGCGGGAAAATCAGGCCGGTCATCAGCGTCTTCGGGCCGGGAGTGCGTATCGTCAACGACCAGCTTCTGCGCTATGCCGGATATGTGCAAGCTGACGGCACGGTCATAGGCGACCCTCAGAACGTAGCCCTGACGCAGTACCTGCAGAAGCTGGGCTGGGCTGGAGGCAAAGGAACCTCCTTCGACCTGTTGCCGGTTGCCATTCAGAGTGACACGGGCCGAACCGAACTGTTTACCCTTCCACAGGACGTGACCCAGGAAGTTCTGATCACGCATCCGGACTGCCCGGCCATCGGAGACCTAGGGCTGCGCTGGCCGGCCCTGCCCGTGATCAGCAATATGACGCTGTCCGTCGCAGGCCAGCACATGACCTGCGCGCCATTTAACGGCTGGTATCTCCAGACCGAGATCGCGGCGCGCAATCTGGCCGACGAGCATCGGTACAACATGCTGCCGGCTGTGGCTCAGGCCCTTGGCCTCGACACCAGCCGGCGACGCTCACTGTGGCAGGACCGGGCACTCGTGGAGCTGAATGTGGCCGTTCTGCATTCGTTTGACCAGGCTGGCGTGCGAATTTCCGATCACCATGCGGTCACCCGGCAGTTCGAGCGCTTCGCGGCGGAGGAGGCCCGCGCAGGGCGCCGGGTAAGGGGCCGCTGGTCGTGGCTGATTCCCCCACTCTCGCCGGCCACCACGCCGGTGTGGTCCAGGCAGTATCTGGATCAGGAAATCACCCCGAATTTTGTCAGGCAGACCCCAGCCTGGACGACTCCCCGAAGTGCAGCACGCTGTCCCATGCACGCGGGCTGAACGCCGCCTTAAAAAATAACGACCAGGCCCGGAAGCGCATGTGTCTACCAGTGCCGCGTGTTGCTGTCGGCCTCCTCCATCAGCAGCCAGAGGTCACGCCCCTGCTCTGCCGCTGCGCGCTGCGCATCAATCAGGACGGACTCAAGCTGTGCGCTGAGGTTGTTCCGGCGGTTCCGGAAGCGGGCATAGTCATACAGCACCAGGGCCAGACGCCTGGACGTACTCGCAGGATCCGTCAACACGTCGAACAGGGCGTCCCAGTTGTGTCCAAAGCGGTCCGTCAGCCCCAGACCGGACAGAAAAGCCAGCATCAGGCTGTCTTTATCGTGAACCTTTGAAAAGTCCACTTCCCGCACGGCCACCTGATGTCCAGCCGCCAGGATACGCACGTCATGCGGCGCAACCTGCAGGCCTGCCGGTGGACCATTGAAAATCTGGATCATGGCCGGACCCTCCTGAAACTGGCGTAGTGATCGGCCGTGTAATAACACTCGGCGACCGTTGTCTCGCTCTGTCTACCACAGACCAGCCGGCGGGCCCCACGGTCAGATTCACCAGGTGTCCGAACGGTGTACTCGCGGTAATACCCCCGTTCTGCCTGTGGCAGGAGCCTCTCGCGGTTGCCAAAGGCAGCCCCGTCCCTGCTGTACCGGAACGGCCCACCGCGGGCAATCAGCCTGAGCATCTCCCGGCCTTCAGGAGGCAGCTCACTGCGGGCAATCCAGCGCAGGCCACTGTGAGGGTCCCGCGCTGATGTGGGGGCGGGCAGGGTCGCTGGAGCTCTGCTGGTCTGTGCAGCCTGGTTCGGAGCAGCGCTGGTGGTGGTCTGTGTGGTGGCCTGGGACCCGGCAGGCGTGTCGCAACTCCCCAGAGCCGTGATGGCCAGAGGCACGAACAGGGCCAGCAGAGCGCGGCGAAGTGGCGCATGGCAGAGAATCACGTGTCTGAGTCTATGGCCTGGTCAGACAGCCAGGACAGGACGTCTTTAAGAATTGTTTCCAGTCCCTTGTAACGAATCTGGTCTGGGGTCATGCTTCGCAGCGCCCGCACCAGGGCCAGGGCCTGCTCAGCGGTAACCACAGCGTCCCTGAGGGGCGTGGTCAGCGGCCGGATCGTAAAGAGCGCGCCGCTGGCCTGGGGAAAGCCGGTCAGTGTCTGGCGCTCCACCCGCAGGAACGCATGGTCGGGGTTGAAGCGGGTGTCGGAGTGCCGGTCGGCGTCGGGAGGCCCGGCCGGATGGTGATCCAGGCGGTCACTCATGCTCAGACCCCAGGCAAAACGCACAAACGGTCCGCGCTGGATAACGGCGTCCACCAGTCGGGGTGCGGTGGCATTCATGGGGCCGCTTCCAGCGACAGGCGTGTGTACGGCTACAAAATCGCGGCCCAGCTTATCCCTGGGGTCCCAGTGCTGCGGGGACAGCACGTGCGTGGCCGCCAGCCAGTCAGCGCGCTCGTCGCGCGCGATGATCGCCAGGTCCTCCTGTGTATTGAGGCCCAGAAAGTCCAGGGCGTGAACCGCCTGCACGCCCTGGACCAGGTTCGCGTGCGGCGCCGGAAACCGGCGCACAGTCCCTACAGCACCCCAGCGGGGGTCGAGGTCAGCTTCCCAGCCGAGCAGGTCGTTGCGCAGGGTGATGCCGTTCCAGTGCAGGGCGCCTCCGCTCTCGGCGGCAAGTGTCCCGGCTACATGGGTCAGGGCCGCTTCCCGCAGGTCGGGCGTCAGTCCTGCCTCGCCCGAATACTGGTACAGGCCCCGGCGATGAGCCGCGACCTTGCTGGCAATAAAACGCGGGTATTCGTGGTCCAGCGAGAAGGTATGACTCTCGGGCCGGGCGTCCTCACGCCAGGGGATGGGCTGGACGCCCAGACGGAACAGTCCCGCCGACACGCTGTACTGGCCGTCCAGGAACGGGCGGTACAGGGTCGGCGGGTGCATAGGCTGATTCTGCCAGATGAACCTGCCCCTTGACGTGGCTGGACCTCAGGCCAGACTGCCGTTGCTCATGACCCCGGTGGCGATCAGCACCAGAATCAGCACGCCCACAGCCACGCGGTACACCGCGAAGCCCTTGAAATTATTGGTCGAGACGAACTTCAGCAGCCAGCCAATGGCCAGGTAGGCCACCACGAAACTGACCCCGGCGCCCAGCACCACGTTCAGCAGGCCAATCTCGCCAAAAATCA is a window of Deinococcus deserti VCD115 DNA encoding:
- a CDS encoding nitric oxide synthase oxygenase; amino-acid sequence: MEVEARVIYRPDVEAESFIRQYHVETRRPGIETRLSAWARDPVLTEEELAYGARVAWRNSTRCIGRLPWAALQVRDRRYVTQPDEIFTELIEHLRMAYAGGKIRPVISVFGPGVRIVNDQLLRYAGYVQADGTVIGDPQNVALTQYLQKLGWAGGKGTSFDLLPVAIQSDTGRTELFTLPQDVTQEVLITHPDCPAIGDLGLRWPALPVISNMTLSVAGQHMTCAPFNGWYLQTEIAARNLADEHRYNMLPAVAQALGLDTSRRRSLWQDRALVELNVAVLHSFDQAGVRISDHHAVTRQFERFAAEEARAGRRVRGRWSWLIPPLSPATTPVWSRQYLDQEITPNFVRQTPAWTTPRSAARCPMHAG
- a CDS encoding barstar family protein, whose translation is MIQIFNGPPAGLQVAPHDVRILAAGHQVAVREVDFSKVHDKDSLMLAFLSGLGLTDRFGHNWDALFDVLTDPASTSRRLALVLYDYARFRNRRNNLSAQLESVLIDAQRAAAEQGRDLWLLMEEADSNTRHW
- a CDS encoding ribonuclease domain-containing protein, which translates into the protein MILCHAPLRRALLALFVPLAITALGSCDTPAGSQATTQTTTSAAPNQAAQTSRAPATLPAPTSARDPHSGLRWIARSELPPEGREMLRLIARGGPFRYSRDGAAFGNRERLLPQAERGYYREYTVRTPGESDRGARRLVCGRQSETTVAECYYTADHYASFRRVRP
- a CDS encoding heme-dependent oxidative N-demethylase subunit alpha family protein; translated protein: MHPPTLYRPFLDGQYSVSAGLFRLGVQPIPWREDARPESHTFSLDHEYPRFIASKVAAHRRGLYQYSGEAGLTPDLREAALTHVAGTLAAESGGALHWNGITLRNDLLGWEADLDPRWGAVGTVRRFPAPHANLVQGVQAVHALDFLGLNTQEDLAIIARDERADWLAATHVLSPQHWDPRDKLGRDFVAVHTPVAGSGPMNATAPRLVDAVIQRGPFVRFAWGLSMSDRLDHHPAGPPDADRHSDTRFNPDHAFLRVERQTLTGFPQASGALFTIRPLTTPLRDAVVTAEQALALVRALRSMTPDQIRYKGLETILKDVLSWLSDQAIDSDT